GACCTCCTTGACGAAGTACAGCGTCAGCGTCGAGTCCTTCCCACCGGTCCACATCACGACGGGGTTCTCGTACTGTTCGAGCCCCTGCTTCGTGACCTCGATGGCCTTCTCGATCTTGTGTTCGACGCTCGGGTAGTCCGCCGGTTCTTCGCCCTCACCGTCGGTGTAGTCGACGTCGAGGTAGTCGGGGAACGCTGACATCGTATAATGAGATATAATTACAGCGCTTCAAAGGTTTTGTGACTGCGCGCCGTCGTGTACCTCGGTAGCACACGTTGAGACGTCAGTAGACGTTTACGCCACCCGTCCACGACCGACGCGCTCGGCTTCGGGCTTCGCTCGTTAGACCTCGAGCGCGAGTAGCCCGCTTCTCGACTCAGCGAGGTACGCACGCTCCGTATCGACAACCGGCTCCGTCAGTCGGAAGCGTCCGGCGAACGTCCACCGTGCCTCGCCGGTGGCCGTATCGAGACAGACGAGGTGTCGACGCCGGTCGTCTGTGCCCAGCGACCCCCGGAGCAGTAGGTTGCCACGGGTGACCGCGACTGGTGAGACGAGCGCCAGGTCCGAGTCGTGTCGCCACTCGACGGTTCCAGCTTCAACCCCCACGGCGACCGCATCGGGACCGCCGACGTACAGCGTTCCGTCGACGAGCGGTGCGTCCGAGAGGGCGTTCCGCCACGCGTCGACCCAGCGGTTGTCGTCGTAGCCGGGGAGCAGTCGGGCGACCGGACTGTCGACTGTCCACGTCGGCGTGCCGCTCGCCGGGTCGAGGCGAGCGAGACGCTCCCCACCGACGAACAGTCGACCCTCTTGCGCCCGGATCGTGAACGCGAGCCAGTCGTCGCCGAACGTCCACTGCTGTTCGCCAGTCGCCATGTCGACACCGTGGACCATCGGCTGCCGCTGAACCGGCTCGGTCACGAAAACGAGCGTGTCGACCGCCCGTCCCAGCGTTCCCAACTGGTAGGTGTCGACTGGGTGCGTCCACGCACGGGCGCCGTCTGTCTCGACGGCCACCACACCTTCCGAGCCGGCGACGTACACGGTTTCGTTGGCGACGAGAGCGTCGTGTTCGCCGTTGACGTCGACTGACCACCGGATGCTCCCGTCTGCTGACGCGAGCGCGAAGAGCGTCTCAGAGGCGGATACGCCCGCCTCGTTCGGAGGTGCCGTCACGACGAAGACGGTCTCATCGTCGCTTGCGAGTACGCGGAGCCGGTGGGAGCGTGGTTCGAACGTCCAGCGGCGCTCGCCCGTCTCGGGGTCGTAGCCGTGGACAGCGTAGTGCTCGCCGAACCGGCCGATGACAGCGACGAGAGTCTCCCCGACCAAGTGCGGCGGTGCCTGCACTGGCCAGTCGGTCTTCGTCGACCACTGCACGTCGCCGGTGGTCGGTGACAGGGTGGACACGCCTTTGGCGGTACCTGCGAATAGCCGTCCGTCGACTAGCGTCGGTTGGTTGGTCGCGCTGTACGCCACGTCGGTCTCCCAGCGGACGCGCTCGGTGCCGACGCGCTCGGGCGGGTCCTCGGTGTCGTTCAGTTCGCCGTCAGCCGGTGTCGGGTCACTGCTAGCTGGTGTCGGGTCACTGTCAGCTGGTGTCGGGCCAGTGTCGGTCGGTGTCGGGTCGCCGACGCTCACACAGCCCGCAGTCGCGGCGAGACCGGTCGCACAGACTCGGAGGTAGCGACGTCTGGAGGGCATCGCGTCTGCCCCTATCCTCGTCTTCGTTCACATATCTGACGGAACTCCAATCCCGGAGCGAGCGACCCGTTGAGAGGAGTTCTCGACAGTGGTCGCTACGTCGTCTCAAAAAACGTCGGCCGTCCCGGACTAGCTGATGAATTTGTTGTCGCGCCAGTTGACCGTGTTGCCGCCGCCGTTGTTCTGCTGGGGGTTCTCGACGACTTCCACGGAGGCGGCGCGCTCGTCGCCCTCGACGATGCGGGTGGCGTGGAGTTCGCCGTCGTCCTCGGTGACGGCGGTGAGCGTCCCCTTCTCGGCGAGTCGCGCGAGGTCGACGAGGACGAGGAACATTGGGTACTGGAGTGCGGTGTTCTGGAGGACGGTCTCGCGGTCGCCCTTGAAGCAGGCGAACTCGACGAGTTCGGAGGGGATCTCCTCTTCTTCTTCGCCCCAGCGCGGCGCGCCGGCTCGGGGCGGCTCCTCCTCGTACACTCGGTTCTCTGTCACGCTCGCTTTCAGCTGGGCCGTGGGCGTGTACTTGCTGAGCGATTCGTCCGTGGCGACGGCCTTGATGATGAGGGTGTTGTTCCGTCGAGTGATGTCGATGTCCTCGATCTCGGGGGGTAACTCTGGGTCTCCCTCGAAGTAGTCTGTCACTGTTTCGAGCGGCAGTTCCAGCGTCGAATGGAGTCGGAATACGCGGCCTGACATTGTTTGGCGGTGAGGGGTGGACAGCGGCCGGAGCGCACTGCGGTCGTACTCGTGTTACGGTAGGTCGTCCGGGTTTATATGGGCTATCCTTTCGTCGCGGCGCACGGGCGAGCCCACGAGACCCGGAGACGGCGGTGGTGTGAGTCGGCGGTCGGGCCGTCAGGTGGAGAGCGTCGGTTCGAGTTCGCCGCGTTCGTCCAGTTCGGCGAGGATGTCCGAGCCGCCGATGAACTCGCCCTCGACGTACGTCTGCGGGGTCGTCTCCCACCCGGAGTGTGACTCCAGCGCCGCGCGGAACTCCGGCAGCGCCGGTAGCACGTCGACGGTCTCGAACTCGTCGACGTACTTCCCGACGAGTTCGACCGCACGCTTCGAGTAGCCACACTGCGGCATCAGCCGGTTCCCCTTCATGAACACCACGACCTCGTTGTCCTCGATAGCCTGGTCGACGCGTGCCTGGACCTCCTCGGCGGAGAGTTCCGACTCGGGACTGAACGTCATGCTCGTGTCTAAGACGAGCGCGTTCAAAGGCGTTGCGCCCTCGTCGAATTTGTGCACCGTCGGGCCGTGTGCGCCGCCGCCGTGACCGGCGCACTGGTCGACGGACAGCCGTGTGAGTGAAAAGAGAGTCGGCGTCGTCGTGGAGACCGCGGACTCTCGCTCCCCTCGCGGACCCGCCGCGGGAACCGCTCGGGTCGGTCTTCCCCCGTTACCCGCGTCCCGAGGAACGAGATCCGCCCGCTCGTCCGAACCGCCCGTTAGCCGTCCGCGCCGACGCGGACGACGTTGATGAGCGAGTAGACGGGCACGCCGTTCAGCTCGTCGACCCCCTGTTTGTCGACGAGCACGACGCAGGCGATGGGGTTGCCCCCCTCCTCGCGGATGGCTTCGATCGTCTCTTTCATCGTCGTCCCGGAGGTGACGATGTCGTCGACGACGTAGCAGTCACGGCCCCGAATGGTGGCGAAGTTGCGCGAGAAGGATCCGCCGAGTTCCTCGATGTCGCCCTCCTCCCACTGGTGTTTCGCGGGGGCGTAGCTCCCCATGTCCGTGTCGAGTTCGCGCGCGACGACCGTCGCGAGCGGGACGCCGGCCTTCTCGATCCCGATGGTGAGGTCGACCTCCTTGCCCTCCTTCGACAGGAGGTCGGCCATCGCTTGGCCGGCGTAGGTGAGTCGGGCGCTGTCGCGACCGAACGCGCTCCAGTCGACGTGGATGTCGTGGGGGCTGCCGTCGTTCCGTGGTTCAGTGACGACCGCGGTGTCGCCGCTGGCACCGCTCTTTTCGACGAGCCACGACGCGGTCTCCCGGGAGACGTTGAGTTCGTCGGCGATCTCGCCCTTCGAGAGCCCGCGGTTGGCCAGTTCCTCGGCGCTCTCGATGAGGTCGTTAACGTTCTTCATATGCGCTGAATTCGACGGCCGTTTTTATAACGGTGTTGTCGTCGACGAACGCGTTCCGGAAGTCGTCGACGGGGTAGATCCCCGTCACGAGATCGTCGAGGAGCCACTCCGGCAGGGCGTCGAGCGTGTCCGTCGCGGCCTCGAAGTGCCGCACGTGGGAGTTGACGCTACCGACCATCGCCTTGTTGTGCAGGACCATCTCGCCATGCATCGCGCCGACGTCGAACTCGTACTCCGTGGGGCCGGGAACGCCGAGGAGCGCGACGACGCCGTTCGGGGCGAGCGCGTGGATGGACTGCACTGCATGGGGAGCGTACCCCGTCGCCTCGAAGACGAAGTCCATCGGCTCGAACGCCTCGCTCACCCCGTCGACTGGCGTCCGTCGGGAGTCGACGTACGTCGCGCCGAGTTCGTCCATGATCTCGATCGTCGGATCGGGGCGGTCCCGGCGGCCGAGACAGTAGACGCGGTCGTACACCCGGTCGAGCATCGCCAGGGTGAGGAGCCCGAGCGCCCCGTTGCCGAGGACGAGCGCCGACTCGGGGTCCCACTCGAACGACGACCGCGAGGCGTACGCGAGTTCGAGCGCCTTTTCGGTGATGGAGATCGGCTCGACGAGAAAGCCCAGCGGCGTCTGGTGGTCGGGGATCCGCACGAGGTACTCCGCCGGCGACGTGAAGTACTCGGACATGTAGCCGTGCGCGCCGACGATACCGCGCTCGTGGTACGCCCCCTCGGGGGCCATGTCGGGTTCGCCACGCTCGAAGTAGGCGTTGGTGCCGTTCGGCGGTCGGCGCACGGTCGGCACGACGACGTCGCCGACCGCGAAGTCGGTCCCGTTTGGATCCTCGACGACCCCGACCGCCTCGTGGCCGAGGACGAGGTGGTCCTCGCCCGCGGGGAACCCGCCGTGTCCCCCCGCGATGACCTCGTGGTCCGTGCCGTCGACGCCGACACGGAGCGTCCGAACGAGGACCTCGCCCACGTCCGGGTCAGGGCGGGGCTTCTCGATGACGACGGGCTCTGGGTCCTCCCGCCGGACTGCGATGGCTTTCATACTCCTCCCGTTTGACCCGGAGCACCAAAAGATTTATTCTATAGTGAGTAAACACTATGAGCAGGTGAGCAGCCGACCGCGTCATCCAGCCCAGACGCGCCGCAGCACGCGGATTCCAGCCCAGTCCAGCCTAGCCATGTTCCGTCGGCGCTCACCGTTCTCACATTGCAGAGCGCGCCGCCTCTCGAACGGATCACGGGAGCCTCGGCTCCGACCCCTCGCGACCGAGCCACGTCTGTCCCCAGCCAACGGTGACTCCGCGTACCACGGGCCGACAGGCGGCGCGGATGGCGGGCGAAGGGCCGCGTCGTTACCCGTCGAGGCCGTCGAGGTCGTCGACGAGAGCCGCGGCGATCCCCGTGTAGCCCGCGGGCGTGAGCGCGGCGAGTTCCGCGCGGACGTCGGGGGACACGTCGAGTTCTTCGAAGAGGTCCCGGAGGTCTGCGAGCGTCACCCGTTCGCCGCGGGTGAGCCGTTTCACCCGCTCGTACGCGTCCGTGTCGCCCTCCCGTCTGAGGATCGTCTGGATCGCCTCCCCGAGGACCTCTGGGGTCGCGTCGAGTTCCTCGCGCATCACCTGTTCGTTCGGCACGACCTTCGACAGCCCCCGTCCGGCCTTCGAGTAGCCGATGAGACAGTGTGCGAACGCCGCGCCGACGTTCCGCTTCACCGTCGAGTCGGAGAGGTCGCGCTGGAGGCGCGAGGTGGTGACGTAGTCGGCGAGGAACGTGAGGTCGGAGTTGGCCTTCGAGAGGTTCCCCTCACTGTTCTCGAAGTCGATGGGGTTCACCTTGTGTGGCATCGTCGACGAGCCGGTCTCGCCCGCGACGGTCTCTTGGCCGAGGTAGCGGTCCGAGACGTACAGCCACGCGTCGCGGTCGAGGTCGAGGAGGACGTTGTTCGCGCCCCGAACGGCGTCGAAAAGTTCGGCGAGGTCGTCACAGGGGTTGACCTGCGTCGAGAGCGGCTGATGGTCGAGCCCCAGTCCGGAGACGAACTCCCGCGCGAAGGCGCGCCAGTCGACGTCGGGGTACGCCGCGACGTGGGCGGCATAGACGCCGGAGGCCCCGGCGAGTTTCCCGGCGAGGTCGTCGGTCGCCCGCCGGATCCGGCCCGTCGCGCGTGCCAACCGGGCGGCGTACACCGCCATCTCCTTCCCGAAGGTCGTCGGCGTCGCGGACTGGCCGTGGGTGCGGGCGAGCATCGGGAGGTCGCGGTAGTCGTGGGCCATCTCGACGAGCGCGTCCCTGAGATCGGCCAACGCGGGGAGGACGACTTCCTCGCTCGCGCCGCGGACGAGGAGCCGCTGGGCGAGGTTGTTCACGTCCTCGCTCGTGAGACCGAAGTGGATCCACGGGAACAGCCGTTCGGCGTCGTCGACCGTCTCCGAGAGGCGGACGCGGAGAAAGTACTCGACCGCCTTCACGTCGTGGTTCGTGGCCTCGTACTCCTCGGTCCCGTCGACCTCGATCCGCTTCACCAGTCGGGCGTCGTCGGCACCGAACGACTGGAACAGCGAACGGAGGCGCTCCCGCGTCGCGTCGTCGACCGTGAGCGGGGTCGCGTCGAGGGCGGCGAGCGCGAGCAGGTACTCCACCTCGACTTCGACGCGAGCGCGCATCAGCGCCGACTCGCTGGCGTACGGGACGAGTGACTCCGTCCGTGACGCGTACCGACCGTCGAGCGGCGACACCGCCGCGAGCGGGTCCGTCCGGGGGAGTTCTGCGGGAAGGGTCATGGCGGCAACTGCCGCCGGCGCTGGCAAAAGGGTGTCGATGGCGTGTGACACTTCCGTGTATATTCGTCGGCCTTATACCCCGATTGTCGCCGAGTAGTACCCACAATTGTGTATAGTATCCGGTGCCGGACCGCAACTGTTTTTCCGCCCGCACGAGGGGACTCACTCATGCTCAAGATCGCGGGGCTGGCGAGCAACCGTGGACGGAACCTGCTGCACATCGCCGACCGAGCGCCCGGCGGTGCCGAACTGTCGGTCGTGTTGACGAACCGTGAGGGAGCCCCGGTTCTCGAACGCGCCTCCGAGCGGGGGATCCCCACGGAAGTCGTCGAGCGCGGTGACGACTCCCGGGAGGCACACGAGCGACGGGTGGTCTCGCGGCTGTCGGCGTACGACGTCGACCTCGTCTGTCTCGACGGCTACATGCGCGTCCTCACCGACGAGTTCCTCGATTCGACCCCGACGACGCTGAACGTCCACCCCTCCCTCCTCCCGTCGTTCCCGGGCATGGACGCCCACGAGCAGGTGCTCGACTCGGGAGTGAGAATGACCGGCTGTACGGTCCACGTCGTCACCGAAGCGGTCGACGGCGGTCCGGTCGTCACACAGGAGGCGGTCCCCGTCTACGAGGACGACGACGCCGCGAGCCTGAAAGAACGGGTGTTGTACGAGGCGGAGTTCACCGCCTACCCCCGGGCGATCCGGTGGTTCGCGGAGGACCGCGTCGAGGTCGGTGACGGGAGCGTCCGGATCGGCGGCGACGCGGGCGGTGACTTCCCGGAGCGTCGGCTCGCCTCCGACGACCGCGTCTCTACCCTGCGGTACGGCGAGAACCCCCACCAGGAGGCCGCGGTGTACGCCGACGACGGCTGTGCGGAGGCGAACGTCGTTCACGCCACACAGCGGAACGAGGGCGCGAAGGCGCTGTCGTACAACAACTACAACGACGCCGACGCCGCACTCTCGCTGATCAAGGAGTTCGACGAGCCGGCGGCGGCGGTGATCAAACACGCCAACCCGGCGGGCTGTGCCACGGCGGGGACGCTCGCCGAGGCGTACGAGCGCGCGCTGTCGACGGACGCGATGAGCGCGTTCGGTGGCATCGTCGCGCTCAACCGCGAGTGCGACACCGCGACCGCCGAGGCCATCGTCGAGTCGTTCAAAGAGGTCGTCGTTGCACCCGCGTACACGGACGCGGCGCTGGACGTGCTCGGGGAGAAGACGAACCTCCGCGTGCTCGACGTCGGGCCGCTGGGCGAGGCGACGGACGACCTGACCGAGAAACGGCTCGTCGGTGGGCGACTCGTCCAGGAGCGCGACCTGTGGGCGCCCGACGCCGACGACGTTGAGGTCGTCACGGAGCGCGAACCGACCGACGACCAACTGGCGTCGATGCTGTTCGCCTGGCGCGTCCTCAAACACGTCAAATCGAACGGGATCGTCTTCGCCGCGGAGACGGAGACGGTCGGGATCGGGATGGGGCAGGTCTCCCGGGTCGACGCCGTCCGGCTCGCGGCGATGAAAGCCGACGAACACGCCGAGGGGAAGTCCGCCGAGGGGGCGGTGATGGCGAGCGACGCCTTCTTCCCGTTCCCCGACGGCGTCGAGGAGGCCGCCGAGGCGGGCATCGAGGCAGTCATCCAACCCGGCGGCAGTGTCAACGACGAGGACGTCGTCGCGGCGGCCGACGAACACGACATGGCGATGGTGTTCACCGGCCGGCGGTGTTTCCGCCACGACTGAGCGTCAGCGAGGGAGTGGTGGAAGCTCGCGGCGGCTCTACCGACGCGGTGCTTTCGCCACCAATCGTGACGAAAGCTCGCTGACGAGCGAGTAGAACGAGCGCTTCGGTGCTTTCGGAACCACTTGTGCCGACTGCTCGCCGCAAGCGGGTGCGGAGCGGAGAGCGGCGAACGGCCTCACACGGGCAGACGTCAGGACGGTCCGAACAACCGGGAACGACACCCCCCATTATAACGGGTGGGCCCGAGAGTGTCGCACGAGATGTACGACGACATCCTCGTTCCGACCGACGGGAGCGCCGGCACGGACGAAGCCCTGACGCACGCACTCGACATCGCGACACTCCGCGACGGACGGATCCACGCCCTGTCTGTGGTCGACCGGCGGGTGTACCTCTCGGCGGACCGCGACCAGCAGGACGCGATCTTGGAGAGCCTGACCAGCGACGCCGAGGACGCCGTCGTGGCGGTGCGCGATCGGGCGGCGGACGCGGGGGTCGAGACGACCACCACGATCCGCGACGGCGTCCCGCACTCGGAGATCCTGCGGTACGCCGACGAGGAGGGCATCGATCTGATCGTCATCGGCACCCACGGGCGGACCGGCCGCGACAAGCTCGTCAACATGGGCAGCGTCACAGAACGCGTCGTGGAGAACGCCGAACAGCCGGTTCTCGTCGTCCACATCGGCGACGACTGAAGCGTCCGCGACCGTCGAATCGGGTCGGTTCGACCGGCCGACACGGCGTGTCTCCGCCGAGCGATCCGACCGAAAAAGAAGGGTTAACGGGAGGTCACCGCGTCTGGGAGGTATGGAGTACCACGAGGCGGTGAACTTCCTCTTCGACCTGCGCCGCTTCAGGATGAACCCCGGGACCGAAGCGGTCGGGGGACTACTCGCTCAGCTGGGAGATCCCCACGAGGACGTCGCGTTCGTCCAGATCGGTGGGTCGAACGGGAAGGGGAGCACCGCCCGGATGGTCGAGTCAGTCCTCAGGGAGTCGGAGCTCTCGGTCGGGCTGTACACCTCGCCACACCTCGACGACCTGCGAGAGCGGGTCACCGTCGACGGGCGGATGATCCCGAAACGGGCCGTCGCGGCGTTCGTCGAGGAGGCGCGGCCGTATCTCGTCGACCGGGCGGCCGAGGGCGAGCCGCTCACGTTCTTCGAGACACTCACCGCGCTGGCGCTCTGGCAGTTCGGCCGCGTGGGCGTCGACGTCGGCGTGCTCGAAGTCGGTCTCGGCGGGGAGTTCGACGCGACGAGCGTCGTCGATCCGATCGCAGCGGCCGTGACCAACGTCACGCTCGAACACACCGACGTCCTCGGCGACACCGTCGAGGAGATCGCAGCGACGAAGGCGGCAATCGCACCGTCGAACGGGCCGCTCGTGACGGCGACCGACGGGACGGCTCTCGCTACCATCCGCGACCGCGCCGGGGACGTCGTTCGCGTCGACACCGAGG
This Salinigranum marinum DNA region includes the following protein-coding sequences:
- the purH gene encoding bifunctional phosphoribosylaminoimidazolecarboxamide formyltransferase/IMP cyclohydrolase, which translates into the protein MLKIAGLASNRGRNLLHIADRAPGGAELSVVLTNREGAPVLERASERGIPTEVVERGDDSREAHERRVVSRLSAYDVDLVCLDGYMRVLTDEFLDSTPTTLNVHPSLLPSFPGMDAHEQVLDSGVRMTGCTVHVVTEAVDGGPVVTQEAVPVYEDDDAASLKERVLYEAEFTAYPRAIRWFAEDRVEVGDGSVRIGGDAGGDFPERRLASDDRVSTLRYGENPHQEAAVYADDGCAEANVVHATQRNEGAKALSYNNYNDADAALSLIKEFDEPAAAVIKHANPAGCATAGTLAEAYERALSTDAMSAFGGIVALNRECDTATAEAIVESFKEVVVAPAYTDAALDVLGEKTNLRVLDVGPLGEATDDLTEKRLVGGRLVQERDLWAPDADDVEVVTEREPTDDQLASMLFAWRVLKHVKSNGIVFAAETETVGIGMGQVSRVDAVRLAAMKADEHAEGKSAEGAVMASDAFFPFPDGVEEAAEAGIEAVIQPGGSVNDEDVVAAADEHDMAMVFTGRRCFRHD
- a CDS encoding PQQ-binding-like beta-propeller repeat protein, encoding MPSRRRYLRVCATGLAATAGCVSVGDPTPTDTGPTPADSDPTPASSDPTPADGELNDTEDPPERVGTERVRWETDVAYSATNQPTLVDGRLFAGTAKGVSTLSPTTGDVQWSTKTDWPVQAPPHLVGETLVAVIGRFGEHYAVHGYDPETGERRWTFEPRSHRLRVLASDDETVFVVTAPPNEAGVSASETLFALASADGSIRWSVDVNGEHDALVANETVYVAGSEGVVAVETDGARAWTHPVDTYQLGTLGRAVDTLVFVTEPVQRQPMVHGVDMATGEQQWTFGDDWLAFTIRAQEGRLFVGGERLARLDPASGTPTWTVDSPVARLLPGYDDNRWVDAWRNALSDAPLVDGTLYVGGPDAVAVGVEAGTVEWRHDSDLALVSPVAVTRGNLLLRGSLGTDDRRRHLVCLDTATGEARWTFAGRFRLTEPVVDTERAYLAESRSGLLALEV
- the purB gene encoding adenylosuccinate lyase, yielding MTLPAELPRTDPLAAVSPLDGRYASRTESLVPYASESALMRARVEVEVEYLLALAALDATPLTVDDATRERLRSLFQSFGADDARLVKRIEVDGTEEYEATNHDVKAVEYFLRVRLSETVDDAERLFPWIHFGLTSEDVNNLAQRLLVRGASEEVVLPALADLRDALVEMAHDYRDLPMLARTHGQSATPTTFGKEMAVYAARLARATGRIRRATDDLAGKLAGASGVYAAHVAAYPDVDWRAFAREFVSGLGLDHQPLSTQVNPCDDLAELFDAVRGANNVLLDLDRDAWLYVSDRYLGQETVAGETGSSTMPHKVNPIDFENSEGNLSKANSDLTFLADYVTTSRLQRDLSDSTVKRNVGAAFAHCLIGYSKAGRGLSKVVPNEQVMREELDATPEVLGEAIQTILRREGDTDAYERVKRLTRGERVTLADLRDLFEELDVSPDVRAELAALTPAGYTGIAAALVDDLDGLDG
- a CDS encoding glucose 1-dehydrogenase, which translates into the protein MKAIAVRREDPEPVVIEKPRPDPDVGEVLVRTLRVGVDGTDHEVIAGGHGGFPAGEDHLVLGHEAVGVVEDPNGTDFAVGDVVVPTVRRPPNGTNAYFERGEPDMAPEGAYHERGIVGAHGYMSEYFTSPAEYLVRIPDHQTPLGFLVEPISITEKALELAYASRSSFEWDPESALVLGNGALGLLTLAMLDRVYDRVYCLGRRDRPDPTIEIMDELGATYVDSRRTPVDGVSEAFEPMDFVFEATGYAPHAVQSIHALAPNGVVALLGVPGPTEYEFDVGAMHGEMVLHNKAMVGSVNSHVRHFEAATDTLDALPEWLLDDLVTGIYPVDDFRNAFVDDNTVIKTAVEFSAYEER
- a CDS encoding glutaredoxin family protein — its product is MTFSPESELSAEEVQARVDQAIEDNEVVVFMKGNRLMPQCGYSKRAVELVGKYVDEFETVDVLPALPEFRAALESHSGWETTPQTYVEGEFIGGSDILAELDERGELEPTLST
- the gfcR gene encoding transcriptional regulator GfcR — protein: MKNVNDLIESAEELANRGLSKGEIADELNVSRETASWLVEKSGASGDTAVVTEPRNDGSPHDIHVDWSAFGRDSARLTYAGQAMADLLSKEGKEVDLTIGIEKAGVPLATVVARELDTDMGSYAPAKHQWEEGDIEELGGSFSRNFATIRGRDCYVVDDIVTSGTTMKETIEAIREEGGNPIACVVLVDKQGVDELNGVPVYSLINVVRVGADG
- a CDS encoding universal stress protein; the encoded protein is MYDDILVPTDGSAGTDEALTHALDIATLRDGRIHALSVVDRRVYLSADRDQQDAILESLTSDAEDAVVAVRDRAADAGVETTTTIRDGVPHSEILRYADEEGIDLIVIGTHGRTGRDKLVNMGSVTERVVENAEQPVLVVHIGDD
- a CDS encoding DUF7110 family protein, coding for MSGRVFRLHSTLELPLETVTDYFEGDPELPPEIEDIDITRRNNTLIIKAVATDESLSKYTPTAQLKASVTENRVYEEEPPRAGAPRWGEEEEEIPSELVEFACFKGDRETVLQNTALQYPMFLVLVDLARLAEKGTLTAVTEDDGELHATRIVEGDERAASVEVVENPQQNNGGGNTVNWRDNKFIS